In Fusarium oxysporum Fo47 chromosome XI, complete sequence, the following are encoded in one genomic region:
- a CDS encoding uncharacterized protein (domain of unknown function-domain containing protein): MHTFSLYDGAIPHALASLDALSHLFDKMEAHAAQSKTSVDTLVTASLAPDMFPFAVQVYIASNMALSIAAHLGGIQPPSALVVQPGDLKTLDDLRRHVDAVRDMVKRVDRQKLVDPTAEVTWNMGPVEKKTSSAYGFLNGFAIPNMYFHVVTAYDILRNSGVEIGKTDYLDHFLGRYLA; this comes from the coding sequence ATGCATACATTTTCTCTCTACGATGGCGCCATTCCCCATGCCCTCGCCTCTCTAGACGCCCTCAGTCACCTTTTTGACAAGATGGAAGCTCATGCTGCTCAATCCAAGACCTCAGTCGATACGCTCGTTACCGCCAGTCTCGCCCCAGACATGTTCCCCTTCGCGGTTCAAGTCTATATTGCCTCCAACATGGCCCTTTCGATTGCTGCCCACCTGGGCGGTATCCAGCCTCCATCAGCCCTAGTTGTACAACCTGGCGACCTCAAGACTCTCGACGACCTTCGCAGGCATGTCGATGCCGTGCGGGACATGGTTAAAAGAGTCGACCGGCAGAAGCTTGTTGACCCGACCGCTGAAGTTACTTGGAACATGGGGCCCGTGGAAAAGAAAACCTCGTCGGCATATGGCTTCCTTAACGGCTTCGCGATCCCCAACATGTACTTTCATGTGGTCACTGCCTATGATATCCTCAGGAACTCTGGAGTAGAGATTGGGAAAACGGATTATTTGGATCATTTTCTTGGTCGCTATCTAGCTTAG